A window of Apium graveolens cultivar Ventura chromosome 8, ASM990537v1, whole genome shotgun sequence contains these coding sequences:
- the LOC141678330 gene encoding zinc finger protein ZAT11-like: MVYFSMKRDREANDHFNESITNMANYLILLSRGNIMIDNSPTTARVFECKTCNRQFTSFQALGGHRASHKKPRLMGLDNLNDHAQEELSPPKPKVHECSICGLEFAIGQALGGHMRRHRGGDGAAVNEKMSHDLPSINRVVIPVVKKSNSRRVMGLDLNLTPLENDIEFELEIENMRTGNLTITPAANYLL, from the coding sequence ATGGTTTATTTCTCCATGAAGAGAGATAGGGAAGCTAATGATCATTTCAACGAAAGCATAACAAACATGGCCAACTACTTGATTTTACTCTCTCGCGGCAACATAATGATCGATAATTCACCGACGACAGCGCGTGTTTTCGAGTGCAAAACATGTAACCGGCAATTCACATCATTTCAAGCACTAGGTGGTCACCGTGCAAGTCACAAGAAGCCTAGACTTATGGGACTTGATAACTTGAATGATCATGCACAAGAGGAGTTATCACCGCCTAAACCTAAAGTTCATGAGTGCTCTATTTGTGGTCTAGAGTTCGCTATAGGGCAAGCATTAGGAGGTCATATGAGGAGGCATAGAGGTGGAGATGGCGCTGCCGTGAATGAGAAAATGAGTCATGATCTTCCTTCTATTAATAGAGTTGTTATCCCGGTTGTGAAGAAGTCAAATAGTAGAAGAGTAATGGGTTTGGATCTGAATTTGACACCTTTAGAAAATGATATCGAGTTTGAGCTTGAGATCGAGAATATGAGAACCGGTAACTTAACGATAACTCCGGCGGCTAATTATTTATTGTGA